The following coding sequences are from one Vulpes vulpes isolate BD-2025 chromosome 12, VulVul3, whole genome shotgun sequence window:
- the LOC140594620 gene encoding histone H2B type 1-C/E/F/G/I, which produces MPEPAKSAPAPKKGSKKAVTKAQKKDGKKRKRSRKESYSVYVYKVLKQVHPDTGISSKAMGIMNSFVNDIFERIAGEASRLAHYNKRSTITSREIQTAVRLLLPGELAKHAVSEGTKAVTKYTSSK; this is translated from the coding sequence ATGCCAGAACCCGCCAAGTCCGCGCCGGCCCCGAAGAAGGGCTCCAAGAAGGCGGTGACCAAGGCGCAGAAGAAGGACGGCAAGAAGCGCAAGCGCAGCCGCAAGGAGAGCTACTCGGTGTACGTGTACAAGGTGCTGAAGCAGGTGCACCCCGACACGGGCATCTCGTCCAAGGCCATGGGCATCATGAACTCGTTCGTCAACGACATCTTCGAGCGCATCGCGGGCGAGGCGTCGCGCCTGGCGCATTACAACAAGCGCTCGACCATCACGTCCAGGGAGATCCAGACGGCCGTGCGCCTGCTGCTGCCCGGGGAGCTGGCCAAGCACGCCGTGTCCGAGGGCACCAAGGCCGTCACCAAGTACACCAGCTCCAAGTAA
- the H1-4 gene encoding histone H1.4 produces the protein MSETAPAAPAAPAPAEKTPVKKKARKSAGAAKRKASGPPVSELITKAVAASKERSGVSLAALKKALAAAGYDVEKNNSRIKLGLKSLVSKGTLVQTKGTGASGSFKLNKKAASGEAKPKAKKAGAAKPKRAAGTAKKPKKAGGAGTPKKSAKKTPKKAKKPAAAAGAKKAKSPKKAKAAKPKKAPKSPAKAKAVKPKAAKPKTAKPKAAKPKKAAAKKK, from the coding sequence ATGTCTGAaaccgcgcccgccgcgcccgccgccccggcccccgcggaGAAGACGCCGGTGAAGAAGAAGGCCCGCAAGTCCGCCGGCGCAGCCAAGCGCAAGGCGTCCGGGCCCCCGGTGTCCGAGCTCATCACCAAGGCCGTGGCCGCGTCCAAGGAGCGCAGCGGCGTGTCCCTGGCCGCGCTCAAGAAGGCGCTGGCGGCCGCCGGCTACGACGTGGAGAAGAACAACAGCCGCATCAAGCTGGGCCTCAAGAGCCTGGTGAGCAAGGGGACCCTGGTGCAGACCAAGGGCACCGGCGCCTCGGGCTCCTTCAAGCTCAACAAGAAGGCGGCTTCCGGGGAGGCCAAGCCCAAGGCCAAGAAGGCGGGCGCGGCCAAGCCCAAGCGGGCGGCGGGGACGGCCAAGAAGCCCAAAAAGGCGGGGGGGGCCGGTACCCCCAAGAAGAGCGCTAAGAAGACCCCGAAGAAGGCTAAGaagcccgccgccgccgcaggaGCCAAAAAGGCCAAAAGCCCCAAGAAGGCGAAAGCGGCCAAGCCCAAGAAGGCGCCTAAGAGCCCTGCGAAGGCCAAAGCTGTGAAACCCAAGGCGGCCAAGCCAAAGACCGCTAAGCCCAAGGCAGCCAAGCCAAAGAAGGCAGCCGCTAAGAAGAAATAA